The Bacillus sp. (in: firmicutes) genome has a window encoding:
- a CDS encoding YfhJ family protein, with the protein MEEYYERLTAILLEKNQQLTYEKARTLVELLWEDFETTYAKAGRSYKGSEMTEKVVRQWIENYGPRLHEFVATNPKYAHLLRDPHVH; encoded by the coding sequence ATGGAAGAATATTATGAGCGTTTAACAGCAATTTTACTTGAAAAAAATCAACAACTTACGTATGAAAAAGCTCGCACGCTTGTTGAACTGCTTTGGGAAGATTTTGAAACAACGTACGCGAAAGCTGGTCGTTCGTATAAAGGAAGCGAAATGACGGAAAAAGTAGTTAGACAATGGATTGAAAACTATGGTCCACGACTCCATGAATTTGTGGCAACCAATCCAAAATATGCTCATCTTCTTCGTGATCCACACGTGCATTAA
- a CDS encoding small, acid-soluble spore protein K, whose translation MRNKAKKFPNKDVNRFEGEPQAKEAFASRRANGTINTHPQERMHASGQRAEEPYPEEG comes from the coding sequence ATGCGAAACAAAGCAAAAAAGTTTCCTAACAAAGATGTAAATCGCTTTGAAGGCGAACCACAAGCAAAAGAAGCCTTTGCTTCAAGACGGGCGAATGGCACGATTAATACCCATCCTCAGGAGCGTATGCACGCATCTGGACAACGTGCAGAAGAACCGTATCCTGAAGAAGGATAA
- a CDS encoding YpzG family protein: MAKRTGQFSPDHYISPFNRGWYNTKHAHHQVNGETSLTQSLIILENETRKRS, translated from the coding sequence ATGGCAAAAAGAACCGGACAATTTTCTCCCGATCATTACATCAGTCCGTTCAACCGTGGCTGGTATAACACAAAACACGCCCATCACCAAGTTAATGGGGAAACGAGTTTGACACAATCCTTAATTATTTTAGAAAATGAAACTCGGAAACGCTCATAA
- a CDS encoding YfhH family protein has protein sequence MIQEKRYSEMTEYELKQEIARLKEKARKAEQLGMVNEFAVLERKAAMAQAYLLDPNDFQPGEIYAIEGDPGSYFKVEYLNGVFAWGYRLNGDGQEEGLPISLLKKLNK, from the coding sequence ATGATACAAGAAAAAAGATACAGTGAAATGACTGAATACGAATTAAAACAAGAAATTGCTCGATTGAAAGAAAAAGCTCGCAAAGCAGAACAACTGGGAATGGTAAATGAATTTGCCGTTTTAGAAAGAAAAGCGGCAATGGCTCAAGCGTATTTGTTAGATCCAAATGATTTTCAACCAGGCGAAATTTATGCCATTGAAGGTGACCCTGGAAGTTACTTTAAAGTCGAATATTTAAATGGTGTTTTTGCATGGGGCTATCGATTAAACGGAGATGGACAAGAAGAGGGGCTTCCAATTTCTCTTTTGAAAAAATTAAATAAATAA
- a CDS encoding SDR family oxidoreductase: protein MKTALITGAGTGLGKELALLLSEKGYFIYACGRNKETLNETIREITEHGGQGEALTLDVRSFEDVSSKIAGLSRPIDLLVNNAGVGFFGPFLQSTYDEMNQMFTTNVYGPIFLTKAVLPSMRERNNGVVLNIISTAGLRGKKNEALYVASKFALRGFTESLQKEYEGTGIRFVAAYMGGMNTPFWDDSDHISDKSRLRSPKEVAEFIVQRFETESEIVIESKK from the coding sequence ATGAAAACGGCATTGATTACGGGAGCAGGCACTGGTTTAGGGAAAGAACTCGCTTTATTGTTAAGTGAAAAAGGATATTTTATTTATGCTTGTGGTCGTAACAAAGAAACATTAAATGAAACGATTCGTGAAATCACAGAACATGGCGGTCAAGGAGAAGCGCTCACATTGGACGTTCGTTCGTTCGAAGATGTGTCTTCAAAGATTGCAGGACTTTCACGTCCAATCGATCTATTGGTCAATAATGCTGGTGTCGGCTTCTTCGGCCCATTTTTACAAAGCACCTACGATGAAATGAACCAAATGTTTACGACCAATGTGTATGGACCAATCTTTTTAACAAAAGCTGTGTTACCATCGATGCGTGAACGGAACAATGGTGTTGTTCTTAACATTATTTCCACAGCTGGCTTACGCGGAAAGAAAAATGAAGCCTTATACGTGGCGAGTAAATTCGCCTTACGTGGGTTTACCGAAAGCTTACAAAAAGAATATGAAGGAACAGGCATCCGCTTTGTGGCAGCGTATATGGGTGGCATGAACACTCCATTCTGGGACGATTCTGATCATATTTCTGATAAAAGCCGGTTACGTTCGCCTAAAGAAGTAGCTGAGTTCATCGTCCAACGGTTTGAAACCGAGTCTGAAATTGTTATTGAATCCAAAAAGTAA
- the recX gene encoding recombination regulator RecX: protein MPVITKISVQQQNKERYNIYLDGQYAFSVDEEVLARYGLKKGKELNELDLTEIRYHDEIRKGVNAAVQFLAHRMRSEKEVMDHLKKKEWDDTIIQEVMHKLREYQYVNDEQFAQAFVQTQWNTTDKGTERIQRELREKGIAESIIERTMATIDSAEEWERAMKLAEKWAQKHASLSELMIHRKVEEALLRKGYPSSIVRDVLSELVIEKSEEEEWEAVKKEGDKAHRRYSKYDGYVYEQKMKQALYRKGFSMEWIERYLSYRQEEE from the coding sequence ATGCCTGTTATTACGAAAATTTCCGTACAGCAACAAAATAAGGAAAGGTACAACATTTATTTAGATGGACAATACGCCTTTAGTGTGGATGAAGAGGTACTTGCACGCTATGGATTGAAAAAGGGAAAAGAGTTAAATGAGCTCGACCTGACCGAAATTCGCTATCATGATGAGATCCGTAAAGGGGTAAATGCGGCGGTTCAATTTTTAGCTCATCGCATGCGATCGGAAAAAGAAGTCATGGACCACTTAAAGAAAAAAGAGTGGGACGACACGATTATTCAAGAAGTGATGCACAAACTTCGGGAATATCAATATGTCAATGATGAACAATTTGCTCAAGCATTCGTTCAAACGCAATGGAATACAACGGATAAAGGAACAGAGCGGATTCAACGAGAGCTGCGGGAAAAAGGAATCGCTGAAAGCATCATTGAACGAACAATGGCTACCATTGATTCTGCAGAAGAATGGGAGCGTGCGATGAAATTAGCGGAAAAATGGGCTCAAAAACATGCCTCTTTATCGGAACTGATGATTCATCGGAAGGTAGAAGAAGCGCTGCTTCGAAAAGGATATCCAAGTTCGATTGTGCGTGATGTCTTATCCGAACTGGTCATTGAAAAAAGCGAGGAAGAAGAGTGGGAAGCGGTAAAAAAAGAAGGGGACAAAGCCCACCGAAGGTATTCCAAATACGATGGATACGTGTACGAGCAAAAAATGAAACAAGCCCTGTATCGAAAAGGATTCTCCATGGAATGGATCGAGCGGTATTTATCTTATCGTCAGGAAGAGGAATGA
- a CDS encoding TIGR01777 family protein, whose translation MNIAITGGTGFIGKAVAKLLLSAGHHVYILTRHIPTQLPVKNATYVEWLREGSHPENELPVIDAFIHLAGESINSGRWTDEQKKRILNSRIHSTQEVRRIIESMPKKPWGVIQASAIGFYPPSDSKTYTETHAEPGNHFLAKTVQLWEQEGRKIADLNIRTVFARFGVLLGKNEGALPRIALPYKMFIGGKVGSGTQWMSWIHIEDAARAIAFVLQHEDIQGPVNFTAPHPVRMDEFGRTLATVLKRPHWLPAPAFALKLVLGEMSDLVLTGQKVIPNTLVSHGFTFKYPSLKEALEDIYHEKKSAQSVS comes from the coding sequence GTGAACATTGCCATTACAGGAGGAACCGGATTTATCGGGAAAGCAGTCGCTAAACTTTTATTAAGTGCAGGGCATCATGTATATATTTTAACGCGGCACATACCAACCCAACTACCTGTGAAAAATGCAACTTACGTTGAATGGTTACGCGAAGGAAGCCATCCTGAAAACGAACTTCCTGTGATTGATGCGTTTATCCATTTAGCAGGTGAATCGATCAATAGCGGTCGTTGGACGGATGAACAAAAAAAGCGAATTTTGAATAGTCGTATTCATTCCACGCAAGAAGTTCGTCGCATCATTGAGTCGATGCCGAAAAAACCTTGGGGCGTCATCCAAGCGAGTGCCATCGGTTTTTACCCACCCTCTGATTCCAAGACGTATACGGAAACACACGCTGAGCCTGGGAATCACTTTTTAGCCAAAACCGTTCAACTATGGGAACAAGAAGGACGAAAAATAGCTGACTTGAACATACGCACCGTCTTTGCCCGTTTTGGTGTTTTACTTGGAAAAAATGAAGGAGCGCTTCCTCGAATAGCCCTCCCTTACAAAATGTTTATCGGTGGAAAAGTTGGTTCAGGAACGCAATGGATGTCATGGATTCACATTGAAGACGCCGCTCGAGCGATTGCGTTCGTCCTTCAACACGAAGACATCCAAGGACCTGTGAATTTCACCGCCCCGCATCCTGTTCGCATGGACGAATTTGGTCGGACGTTAGCCACTGTTTTAAAACGACCTCATTGGTTACCAGCACCAGCTTTCGCCTTAAAACTCGTTCTCGGTGAAATGAGCGACCTCGTCCTTACTGGACAAAAAGTAATACCGAACACGTTAGTTTCGCATGGATTTACGTTTAAGTACCCTTCCCTAAAAGAAGCATTAGAAGACATTTATCATGAGAAAAAATCGGCACAGTCCGTCAGTTAG
- a CDS encoding DUF4177 domain-containing protein, whose protein sequence is MDEQREYKTITIPTEGFWAEKYTKMKELLNHYGAEGWD, encoded by the coding sequence GTGGACGAACAAAGGGAATATAAAACGATTACGATTCCGACAGAAGGCTTTTGGGCAGAAAAATACACGAAAATGAAAGAACTGCTGAATCATTATGGCGCTGAAGGTTGGGATTAA
- a CDS encoding YfhE family protein has protein sequence MVEKKKRDKKRRELSSAQEVTYRHEFKMADRAGGYKRPTLP, from the coding sequence ATGGTGGAAAAGAAAAAACGGGACAAAAAGAGACGAGAATTATCCAGTGCACAAGAAGTAACCTATCGCCATGAATTCAAAATGGCAGACCGGGCGGGTGGATATAAGCGGCCTACCTTACCGTAA
- a CDS encoding YfhD family protein: MGRGRSKNSLSQVPKNQKSDGYDVEFSQELADQEDLEAQARANAANQRVQLNKQNR, encoded by the coding sequence ATGGGACGAGGTCGTAGTAAAAATTCCCTTTCACAAGTTCCGAAAAATCAAAAATCAGACGGATATGATGTCGAATTTTCACAAGAATTAGCCGACCAAGAAGATTTAGAAGCACAAGCACGGGCGAATGCGGCTAATCAACGTGTTCAACTAAATAAGCAAAATAGGTAA
- a CDS encoding response regulator transcription factor gives MIRIVIAEDQRMLRGALGNLLNLEEDITVVGEAANGEEALSLIRQLQPDVCLLDIEMPVKSGLEVAETIKNERLPCKVLILTTFARPGYFERAVRAGVHGYVLKDSPVEKLADAIRNIMTGKKEVSPELAFGFVQTENPLTNREQDVLRLVKEGKTTKEIAATLYLSPGTVRNYMSEILAKLEVKNRIEAITVAEKNGWI, from the coding sequence ATGATTCGCATTGTGATTGCGGAAGATCAGCGGATGCTTCGCGGTGCTTTAGGGAATCTTTTGAACTTAGAAGAAGATATCACGGTCGTTGGGGAAGCAGCGAATGGGGAAGAAGCATTGTCACTCATTCGTCAACTTCAACCAGATGTTTGTTTACTCGACATTGAAATGCCGGTCAAGTCCGGTTTGGAAGTGGCCGAGACCATTAAGAACGAACGGCTCCCTTGTAAAGTCTTGATTTTAACGACGTTTGCTCGTCCAGGCTATTTTGAGCGAGCGGTCCGTGCGGGTGTCCACGGATATGTGTTAAAAGATAGTCCCGTCGAAAAATTAGCTGATGCCATTCGTAACATTATGACCGGAAAAAAAGAAGTATCCCCAGAACTTGCCTTTGGATTTGTTCAAACGGAAAACCCATTAACCAATCGGGAACAGGATGTGCTTCGACTCGTGAAAGAAGGAAAAACTACGAAAGAAATCGCCGCCACTTTGTATTTGTCTCCAGGAACGGTACGCAATTATATGTCAGAAATTTTGGCAAAACTTGAGGTAAAAAACCGGATTGAAGCTATAACGGTGGCTGAAAAGAACGGATGGATTTAG
- a CDS encoding ABC transporter permease, with product MHALWMQCKVEFLKTFRNRMFLFFSLFMPIMFYYIFTNLVNRDLPFREEWEAHYLMSMALFSLISSSVCSLGITFVYENKLGWSKMIRLTPLKEAFYFLAKMMAQLLINLVSVILIFLFGYVVNDVQLSISQWVMCMVWIVLASIPFMALGAIVGSLNKVETATALSNILLFGLAIVGGLWMPVNQLPEFLQQISKWLPSYRAGEGAWNLINGQSISWETIMILMVYFVVFMILSVYIRRKRQEPV from the coding sequence ATGCACGCGCTTTGGATGCAGTGCAAAGTGGAGTTTCTGAAAACGTTTCGTAATCGGATGTTTCTCTTTTTTTCATTGTTTATGCCAATCATGTTTTATTATATATTTACCAATTTAGTTAATCGTGATCTTCCATTTCGTGAAGAGTGGGAAGCCCACTATTTGATGTCAATGGCTTTATTTAGTCTTATTAGTTCATCGGTGTGCTCGTTAGGAATTACGTTTGTTTATGAGAATAAATTGGGTTGGTCAAAAATGATTCGGCTTACTCCATTAAAAGAAGCGTTTTATTTTTTGGCGAAAATGATGGCACAACTGCTTATTAATTTGGTGTCAGTGATTCTTATTTTTCTTTTCGGATATGTGGTTAATGATGTGCAATTATCTATAAGTCAATGGGTAATGTGTATGGTTTGGATTGTGTTAGCATCTATTCCATTTATGGCCTTAGGAGCGATTGTTGGCAGCTTAAACAAAGTGGAAACAGCAACAGCGTTGTCGAACATTCTTCTCTTTGGGCTGGCCATTGTCGGCGGGTTATGGATGCCGGTAAATCAGCTTCCAGAATTTTTACAACAAATTTCAAAATGGCTCCCCTCTTATCGTGCGGGAGAAGGGGCATGGAATTTGATTAATGGGCAATCGATATCTTGGGAAACCATTATGATTTTAATGGTATATTTTGTTGTTTTTATGATACTATCAGTATATATACGTAGAAAACGACAAGAGCCGGTGTAG